From Thermogemmata fonticola, one genomic window encodes:
- a CDS encoding MBL fold metallo-hydrolase: MFFHQRFVPGLAIYSYMIGDPKSKEAVVIDPTRDVEDFLRLARSEGYRITHIMETHVHADFVSGSAELKARTGATVHVSGLGGPEWTPPYADRVLRDRDDLLLGNLRLEAIHTPGHTLEHLTWAVYDQPRSREVPALLLTGDFLFVGDVGRPDLLGAEMQKILAHQLYKSVFSVLPAFPDFTEVYPGHGAGSLCGKALGARPSTTLGYERRFSPALRQKPEAEWIADLLAGMPIAPAYFSRMKQVNARGPRIIGPELPGQRPLSASDLYHRRCENCLILDVRPKEAFAAAAIPGSINIPLGANLPTWAGWVLPYDRPIILVINQPADLPEVVTHLLRVGLDDIQGYLDGGIDAWETAGYPLERVQTLSVHELDQQLQRGSPPFVLDVRTEAEWQAGHIPGAIHIHGGLLQQRLQQVPKDRPVAVVCGSGYRASIATSYLKSVGYSSVSNVLGGMAAWKAAGLPLATD; the protein is encoded by the coding sequence ATGTTCTTCCACCAGCGATTCGTTCCCGGTTTAGCCATTTACTCCTACATGATCGGCGATCCGAAAAGTAAGGAAGCGGTGGTGATTGATCCGACGCGGGACGTTGAGGATTTCCTCCGTCTGGCGCGGAGCGAGGGATACCGCATCACCCACATTATGGAAACACACGTCCATGCCGATTTCGTCAGCGGTTCTGCGGAATTGAAAGCACGGACCGGCGCCACGGTTCATGTTTCCGGTCTCGGCGGCCCCGAATGGACGCCGCCCTACGCCGACCGGGTGTTACGGGATCGTGACGATCTGCTCCTGGGCAACCTGCGCTTGGAAGCGATTCACACTCCCGGCCACACGCTGGAACACCTCACCTGGGCCGTTTATGACCAGCCGCGCAGCCGCGAGGTTCCCGCCCTGCTGCTCACCGGCGATTTCCTCTTCGTCGGCGATGTCGGTCGGCCGGACCTGCTCGGCGCCGAGATGCAGAAAATCCTGGCCCATCAGCTTTACAAAAGCGTCTTCTCCGTACTCCCGGCCTTTCCCGACTTTACGGAAGTTTACCCCGGTCACGGTGCTGGCTCCCTGTGTGGCAAAGCCCTGGGTGCGCGTCCCTCCACAACTCTGGGTTACGAGCGCCGCTTCAGTCCTGCCCTGCGGCAGAAACCGGAAGCGGAGTGGATCGCCGACCTGCTCGCCGGCATGCCCATCGCCCCGGCTTACTTTAGCCGAATGAAGCAGGTCAACGCCCGCGGCCCCCGTATCATCGGACCGGAGCTGCCCGGCCAACGGCCCTTGAGTGCTTCAGACCTCTACCACCGCCGCTGCGAGAATTGCCTGATCTTGGACGTGCGGCCCAAAGAGGCGTTCGCCGCCGCGGCCATTCCCGGTTCGATCAACATCCCCCTGGGCGCCAATTTGCCGACATGGGCCGGCTGGGTCCTCCCTTACGACAGGCCGATCATTCTGGTGATCAATCAGCCGGCCGATCTGCCGGAAGTGGTCACCCATCTGCTTCGCGTCGGTCTGGACGACATTCAAGGGTACCTCGACGGGGGAATCGATGCTTGGGAAACCGCCGGCTATCCCCTGGAACGCGTGCAAACCCTCTCCGTCCATGAGCTAGACCAGCAGTTGCAGCGCGGCTCGCCCCCGTTCGTCCTGGATGTCCGCACCGAGGCCGAATGGCAGGCCGGCCACATTCCCGGTGCCATCCACATCCACGGCGGCTTGCTCCAGCAACGCCTCCAGCAGGTCCCCAAAGACCGACCCGTTGCTGTCGTCTGTGGCTCCGGCTACCGCGCCTCCATCGCCACGTCTTACCTCAAGAGCGTGGGGTATTCCTCCGTGAGCAATGTTCTCGGAGGCATGGCGGCGTGGAAAGCAGCCGGACTACCGCTGGCCACGGATTGA
- a CDS encoding sulfite exporter TauE/SafE family protein has translation MRGKLRLSTGFCGIDDRLFCTRIPLTRNAAMFSAMSLALGAVVGLSLGLTGGGGSILAVPLLVYGLGATPRDAIGISLITVGAIAGAGAIARWMRGELDLPAGWLFSLAGMLGAPLGVFVGHRLNEDILLLGFALLMGIVAVRMWQKSRADSASTGAEHRSRISPSPAPSRAEDAPSLSVPSGGATSLPLSSPASSSSRRWLVFLGAGLLTGIFSGLFGIGGGFLIVPALVLIARMDMPRAAATSLLVIFLISLSGTMGYLWAGSLPSGRVLLPFILGGMGGMMLGVALSRYLSGPTLQRLFAVMILIVGGAVIVQTLPQLWRSSVTFLRLANPS, from the coding sequence ATGCGGGGGAAGCTGCGCCTCAGCACCGGCTTCTGCGGCATCGACGACCGACTCTTCTGCACCCGCATCCCCCTCACCCGCAACGCCGCTATGTTCTCCGCAATGAGTTTGGCTCTGGGTGCGGTGGTCGGACTGTCCTTGGGGCTGACGGGTGGGGGCGGCTCGATCCTGGCGGTTCCCTTGCTCGTCTATGGCTTAGGAGCGACCCCGCGCGACGCGATCGGCATCTCCCTGATCACGGTGGGGGCCATCGCCGGAGCCGGGGCCATCGCCCGTTGGATGCGGGGGGAACTGGACCTGCCCGCAGGCTGGCTCTTTTCCCTGGCTGGGATGCTGGGCGCTCCCCTCGGCGTCTTCGTGGGCCACCGACTCAACGAAGACATTCTCCTGCTCGGCTTTGCCCTCCTGATGGGGATCGTAGCGGTGCGGATGTGGCAAAAATCCCGCGCGGACTCGGCCAGCACCGGGGCGGAGCATCGTTCTCGCATCAGCCCTTCCCCTGCCCCTTCCCGAGCAGAGGATGCGCCTTCCCTATCTGTGCCCTCAGGCGGAGCAACTTCCCTCCCGTTGTCTTCGCCGGCTTCCTCCTCGTCGCGGCGCTGGCTTGTCTTTCTTGGTGCTGGCCTGCTCACGGGGATCTTCTCCGGCCTTTTCGGCATCGGCGGCGGATTTCTGATCGTCCCCGCTCTGGTCCTGATCGCTCGGATGGACATGCCGCGGGCGGCGGCAACTTCGCTCCTGGTGATTTTCCTGATCAGCCTCTCCGGCACGATGGGTTATCTCTGGGCCGGTTCGCTTCCCAGCGGCCGAGTTCTGCTTCCGTTTATTCTGGGGGGAATGGGCGGCATGATGCTGGGTGTGGCACTCTCCCGGTATCTCTCCGGGCCGACCCTGCAACGCCTTTTCGCTGTCATGATCTTGATCGTCGGTGGTGCGGTGATTGTGCAAACGCTCCCGCAGCTTTGGCGCTCCTCTGTAACTTTTCTCCGGCTGGCGAATCCTTCCTGA
- a CDS encoding rhodanese-like domain-containing protein: MSLKTITPQELKELLAKGQPIRLIDVRTPAEYTEVHVQGARLVPLDKFDPQKVLAEYNGQSQEPIYVICRSGNRAKTACERLLNAGYANVFLVEGGTVACEQAGVPVVRGKRMVLSIERQTRIAIGTGVLAFTILGYLVHPAFLLGAAFFGAGLIFAGITDWCGMALLIARLPWNQCGGSCASAPASAASTTDSSAPASPSPATPLCSPQ, translated from the coding sequence ATGAGTTTGAAAACCATCACCCCGCAAGAACTCAAGGAACTGTTGGCGAAGGGTCAGCCGATCCGACTGATCGATGTGCGAACGCCGGCGGAATACACGGAAGTCCACGTCCAGGGGGCACGCCTGGTTCCCCTGGACAAGTTCGATCCGCAGAAAGTGCTGGCGGAGTACAACGGGCAGTCGCAGGAGCCGATCTACGTCATCTGCCGATCTGGGAATCGGGCCAAAACCGCTTGCGAAAGACTCTTGAATGCTGGCTATGCCAACGTCTTCCTGGTCGAAGGGGGTACGGTGGCCTGTGAACAAGCCGGCGTGCCCGTCGTTCGCGGCAAGCGGATGGTGCTGTCCATCGAGCGGCAGACCCGCATTGCCATCGGCACGGGCGTTCTCGCCTTCACGATCTTGGGTTACCTGGTGCATCCCGCCTTCCTGTTGGGTGCGGCGTTTTTTGGAGCGGGGCTGATCTTTGCGGGCATCACGGATTGGTGCGGCATGGCTCTGCTCATCGCTCGGCTGCCGTGGAACCAATGCGGGGGAAGCTGCGCCTCAGCACCGGCTTCTGCGGCATCGACGACCGACTCTTCTGCACCCGCATCCCCCTCACCCGCAACGCCGCTATGTTCTCCGCAATGA